The following are encoded together in the Streptomyces flavofungini genome:
- a CDS encoding branched-chain amino acid transaminase → MKLTPTSDIWMDGKFIPWDQAQVHVLTPSLHYGWGVYEGIRAYPTERSPAVFRLREHLQRLHDSARVYLMDPGHSVDELTEACLELLRRTGLESGYLRPLVYLEYGTMGVAPRLDSARVAIAAWPWGSYLGEKAEQEGCRLMVSSWQRNGVHTVPPLAKATGAYVNSALAKVAAIRAGYDDALMLTPGGHVAEASAANVFAVRDGVITTPPVSDNILPGITRDTVITLAHDLGHEVREQSLTRSELYVADEAFLTGTAAEIVPIASVDDRPVTGAGSGPVTQRLRQAFQDVVHGRDADPHGWLTHL, encoded by the coding sequence ATGAAGCTCACGCCCACCAGCGACATCTGGATGGACGGCAAGTTCATCCCCTGGGACCAGGCACAGGTACACGTCCTCACCCCCAGCCTCCACTACGGCTGGGGCGTCTACGAAGGCATCCGCGCCTACCCGACGGAGCGGAGCCCGGCCGTCTTCCGGCTGCGCGAACACCTCCAGCGGCTGCACGACTCGGCGCGCGTCTACCTGATGGACCCCGGCCACAGCGTCGACGAACTCACCGAGGCGTGCCTCGAACTGCTGCGCCGCACCGGCCTGGAGAGCGGCTACCTGCGCCCCCTCGTCTACCTCGAATACGGCACCATGGGCGTCGCTCCGCGCCTGGACAGCGCCAGGGTCGCCATCGCGGCCTGGCCCTGGGGCTCGTACCTGGGGGAGAAGGCCGAGCAGGAGGGCTGCCGGCTCATGGTCAGCAGTTGGCAGCGCAACGGCGTACACACGGTGCCGCCACTGGCCAAGGCCACCGGCGCGTACGTCAACTCCGCGCTCGCCAAGGTCGCCGCGATCCGTGCGGGCTACGACGACGCCCTCATGCTCACCCCCGGCGGCCACGTCGCCGAGGCGTCCGCTGCCAACGTCTTCGCCGTACGCGACGGAGTGATCACCACCCCGCCGGTCAGCGACAACATCCTGCCCGGCATCACCAGGGACACCGTCATCACCCTCGCCCACGACCTCGGCCACGAAGTGCGTGAGCAGAGCCTGACCCGCAGCGAGCTCTACGTCGCCGACGAGGCGTTCCTCACCGGTACGGCCGCCGAGATCGTCCCCATCGCCTCGGTCGACGACCGCCCCGTCACCGGAGCGGGCAGCGGACCGGTGACGCAGCGGCTGCGCCAGGCGTTCCAGGACGTGGTCCACGGCCGGGATGCCGATCCCCACGGCTGGCTCACCCATCTCTGA
- a CDS encoding GNAT family N-acetyltransferase, whose protein sequence is MTTTEATAHHGAFTARLLPPGPHPAHHDATGQGGSDLIWDDARWLRFTARTDLHETHCLQVLEEDRPVALATLLVTHTPGGLLFYDAPRLAGTASPMAEPELLDEDEREQWDRLTAALPEDRTGHYPSLTLATFGNHHGVAHTHGRSPEQRRSVMTALPALLQQISDQLGCRSTALLYVGEPEAAEVDAAATRVGYHATLLGADAVHELSADDWEQYVAGLSSRRRRGLRKEVTAYENSGFHTVTITGPEALDDTVTALQVAHRAKYGLPGGHERVRRDFDALREEIGESCVVLGAVHEDRVLGFALYLRAGDALFLRTVGFAPEASGCYLALTYHETTRWALENGIRRIHYGLATYEAKFQRGCALRPRWGWFAFHGPDAEVLHEVLGLQSRSVERRLEHVGSPATPVPSRTLPPSSTVHGAAR, encoded by the coding sequence ATGACCACGACGGAGGCAACCGCGCACCACGGTGCGTTCACGGCCCGGCTGCTCCCGCCCGGCCCTCACCCGGCACACCACGACGCCACCGGGCAGGGCGGCTCCGACCTGATCTGGGACGACGCCCGCTGGCTGCGCTTCACCGCACGGACCGACCTCCACGAGACGCACTGCCTCCAAGTGCTCGAAGAAGACCGGCCGGTGGCTCTGGCCACGCTGCTCGTCACCCACACGCCCGGCGGGCTGCTCTTCTACGACGCCCCGAGGCTCGCGGGCACCGCCTCACCCATGGCCGAGCCCGAACTCCTCGACGAGGACGAGCGTGAACAGTGGGACCGCCTCACGGCAGCCCTGCCCGAGGACCGCACCGGCCACTACCCCTCCCTGACCCTCGCCACCTTCGGCAACCATCACGGCGTGGCCCACACCCATGGGCGCTCCCCGGAGCAGCGCCGGTCGGTCATGACGGCCCTGCCCGCCCTCCTCCAGCAGATCTCGGACCAACTCGGATGCCGCAGCACGGCGTTGCTCTACGTGGGTGAACCCGAGGCAGCGGAGGTGGACGCCGCCGCCACCCGTGTCGGCTACCACGCGACGCTCCTCGGCGCCGACGCCGTGCACGAGTTGAGCGCCGACGACTGGGAGCAGTACGTGGCCGGGCTCAGCAGCCGCCGCCGCAGAGGACTGCGCAAAGAGGTCACCGCCTACGAGAACAGCGGTTTCCACACCGTGACCATCACCGGCCCGGAAGCACTCGACGACACGGTGACCGCCCTCCAGGTGGCCCATCGGGCGAAGTACGGACTGCCCGGCGGACACGAGCGCGTCCGCCGGGACTTCGACGCCCTGCGCGAGGAGATCGGCGAGTCGTGCGTCGTCCTCGGCGCCGTCCACGAGGACCGCGTGCTCGGTTTCGCGCTGTACCTCAGGGCGGGCGACGCCCTCTTCCTGCGCACCGTGGGCTTCGCCCCCGAGGCCTCCGGCTGCTACCTCGCCCTCACCTACCACGAGACCACCCGCTGGGCGCTGGAGAACGGCATCCGCCGCATCCACTACGGACTCGCCACCTACGAGGCCAAATTCCAGCGCGGCTGCGCGCTGCGACCCCGCTGGGGCTGGTTCGCCTTCCACGGGCCGGACGCCGAAGTCCTCCACGAGGTGCTGGGCCTCCAGTCCCGCAGCGTCGAGCGCCGCCTTGAGCACGTCGGCAGCCCGGCCACCCCGGTCCCGTCCCGCACCCTCCCGCCCTCATCCACCGTTCATGGAGCCGCACGATGA
- a CDS encoding ATP-grasp domain-containing protein has product MILVLISPRQAALPFAQWLPEEAGRLVAVTADGAPVGEGFTEVVTVPDYTDDDAVLTAAREAARRHRPRAVLALAEADVERAALLRRELALPGLDSVAAAAYRDKVLMKQYASAAGLPVPAFAPVASVDDITDFMADRPGRVVVKPRSGSGSTGVHVLDAPGQADALAEQVAGGSYEVEEFIDGTLHHVDVFRAEGEPVAAVASRYTGAGCLTHWEDAPLGSRNLDPADPLHERLVRETWRLIDALPSPDTLCAHAEFFVTDSGRIVLCEVAARIGGGPIPAMLRHILGTDPRELWARVECGLPVALDAVRNHARTAPRAAFCGIPPKHGRVLRLPEPPPGATDFVLNTRIGDDWSGERYRLRKSGDFLATWVITDPDPTVLDSRLDATAQLVGAGFGWDDTDPPAPVSAVSGRTEGGPR; this is encoded by the coding sequence GTGATCCTCGTCCTGATCAGCCCCCGCCAGGCAGCGCTCCCGTTCGCCCAGTGGCTGCCGGAGGAGGCGGGCAGGCTCGTCGCGGTCACCGCCGACGGCGCACCCGTGGGCGAGGGCTTCACGGAGGTCGTCACCGTCCCGGACTACACCGACGACGACGCCGTGCTCACCGCCGCCCGTGAGGCCGCCCGCAGACACCGTCCCCGTGCCGTACTGGCGTTGGCCGAGGCCGACGTCGAGCGCGCCGCCCTGCTGCGCCGCGAGCTGGCCCTGCCCGGCCTCGACAGCGTCGCGGCCGCCGCGTACCGCGACAAGGTCCTGATGAAGCAGTACGCGAGCGCCGCAGGCCTGCCCGTCCCCGCCTTCGCACCCGTCGCGAGCGTGGACGACATCACGGACTTCATGGCCGACCGCCCCGGCCGGGTCGTGGTCAAGCCGAGGAGCGGCTCCGGATCGACGGGTGTGCACGTGCTCGACGCACCCGGCCAGGCGGACGCACTCGCCGAGCAGGTGGCGGGCGGCTCGTACGAGGTCGAGGAGTTCATCGACGGAACCCTCCACCACGTGGACGTCTTCCGGGCCGAAGGCGAGCCCGTCGCGGCCGTCGCCTCCCGGTACACCGGCGCCGGGTGCCTGACCCACTGGGAGGACGCCCCGCTCGGCTCGCGCAACCTCGACCCCGCCGATCCGCTCCACGAGCGCCTGGTCCGGGAGACGTGGCGACTGATCGACGCGCTGCCCTCGCCGGACACCCTCTGCGCGCACGCGGAGTTCTTCGTCACCGACAGCGGCCGGATCGTGCTGTGCGAAGTGGCCGCCCGGATCGGCGGCGGACCGATCCCCGCCATGCTCCGCCACATTCTGGGCACCGACCCGCGAGAGCTGTGGGCCCGCGTCGAGTGCGGGCTGCCCGTCGCGCTCGACGCCGTACGGAACCACGCGCGCACCGCCCCCCGCGCCGCCTTCTGCGGCATCCCGCCGAAGCACGGCCGGGTTCTGCGGCTGCCCGAACCGCCGCCCGGCGCGACGGACTTCGTCCTCAACACCCGGATCGGCGACGACTGGAGCGGGGAGCGCTACCGGCTGCGCAAGTCCGGCGATTTCCTCGCCACCTGGGTGATCACCGACCCCGACCCCACCGTCCTGGACAGCAGGCTCGATGCCACCGCACAGCTCGTCGGCGCGGGCTTCGGCTGGGACGACACCGACCCGCCCGCGCCCGTCTCCGCCGTATCAGGCCGCACCGAAGGAGGGCCGCGATGA
- a CDS encoding Ldh family oxidoreductase: MTTEAPAGTPRAEPAPPATGRTIHPRQARELAREALIAAELPPEQADPVADALVTTSLRGIDTHGLRLLPQYLTELSTGVARAAAEPTVVRDRGAGLLLDADGSLGVLAGLTAARLAAERAARYGVAAVGVRNSNHFGAASVYTRALARTGLVGIAVTSAASRVAPYGGVEPLFGTNPISVAAGGSDEEFALDMATSQVCFGEVKQRRAEGRGLDDGWATDSAGRPTTHPEEAYALSPLGGYKGQGLAMAVTLLGAVLTGTAPDWRLSQVGEGGAGGSRGIGHLVLALDPEAFTGADSFATGLTDLLTTVRTATAATNRPVLAPGDPQRAHERHRETHGIPLDAGTAAALDELAARLGLPGTGEASA, encoded by the coding sequence TTGACCACCGAAGCCCCGGCCGGGACACCCCGAGCCGAGCCCGCGCCGCCCGCCACGGGCCGCACCATCCACCCACGACAGGCACGAGAACTCGCCCGCGAGGCACTCATCGCGGCGGAACTGCCCCCGGAGCAGGCCGACCCGGTGGCCGACGCGCTGGTCACCACCTCGCTGCGCGGCATCGACACGCACGGCCTGCGCCTGCTCCCGCAGTACCTCACCGAGCTGTCCACCGGAGTGGCCCGCGCGGCGGCGGAGCCGACCGTCGTGCGGGACAGGGGCGCCGGACTGCTCCTGGACGCCGACGGCTCGCTCGGTGTCCTTGCCGGGCTGACGGCCGCGCGGCTCGCGGCGGAGCGGGCCGCCCGGTACGGGGTGGCCGCCGTCGGCGTGCGCAACTCCAACCACTTCGGGGCCGCGTCGGTCTACACGCGCGCCCTGGCCCGAACGGGCCTGGTGGGCATCGCCGTCACCTCGGCCGCCTCCCGCGTGGCACCGTACGGGGGCGTCGAGCCGCTGTTCGGCACCAACCCCATCAGCGTCGCCGCGGGCGGCAGCGACGAGGAATTCGCCCTGGACATGGCCACCAGCCAGGTCTGCTTCGGCGAGGTGAAGCAGCGCAGGGCCGAAGGCCGCGGCCTGGACGACGGCTGGGCCACCGACAGCGCGGGGCGGCCCACCACGCACCCCGAGGAGGCGTACGCGCTCTCGCCGCTCGGCGGATACAAGGGGCAGGGCCTGGCCATGGCCGTCACCCTGCTCGGCGCCGTACTCACCGGCACCGCACCCGACTGGCGGCTCTCCCAGGTCGGTGAGGGCGGCGCCGGAGGGAGCCGCGGCATCGGACATCTCGTACTCGCCCTCGACCCGGAGGCGTTCACCGGCGCGGACAGCTTCGCCACCGGACTGACGGATCTGCTGACCACGGTGCGCACCGCGACCGCCGCGACAAACCGGCCCGTGCTCGCTCCCGGTGACCCGCAACGCGCCCACGAACGGCACCGGGAGACCCACGGCATCCCCCTGGACGCGGGCACCGCCGCCGCCCTGGACGAGCTCGCCGCGCGGCTCGGCCTCCCCGGAACCGGGGAGGCGTCCGCGTGA
- a CDS encoding GNAT family N-acetyltransferase has translation MRVTAHEASLTQRHLWRSAREAIPITRTVIVEAEQDGVSGYGEASCFMTDHYNSGLERMHADLRRTAPLLTTLDVCGPDGDADTVWQRLATELPDSPFVLAALDSALHDLRARLLDAPLWKSLGLDRPRNLRSSYSIGLDTPEAMAGKLRERPGWCAYKVKLADPGDLSILRELRRQTDAPFLIDGNCGWDPDRLVPALPHLHDLGVRLIEQPYPRSAWDDARSLKEISPIPVIADESITSPADLDACADAFHGINVKPMKAGGLTPALAILRAARERGLITMLGCMPESAAGVSATAHLGGLVDHLDVDVVDLLAVDTGHGLSLDATGHVALPDRPGSGYLPDATAHGWYVHHVPAERAHLVRRQAPGSAPATPGVGHPQDEHPATRHLAALLQGREVGAASLSAEDPPAGHDLPDPRPGRARRLYGMAILDEVRGTGAGSALLRTALTVAALDGAETVWGHVPDTALGFYRKHRFDILGGPLELPGAGPHHFVHRSTR, from the coding sequence GTGAGGGTCACCGCGCACGAGGCCAGTCTGACCCAACGTCACCTCTGGCGCTCCGCGCGGGAGGCCATCCCGATCACGCGCACGGTCATCGTCGAGGCGGAGCAGGACGGGGTGTCCGGCTACGGCGAAGCATCCTGTTTCATGACGGACCACTACAACTCCGGCCTGGAGCGGATGCACGCCGACCTACGGCGAACGGCGCCCCTGCTGACCACGCTCGACGTGTGCGGGCCGGACGGCGACGCCGACACCGTCTGGCAGCGGCTGGCCACCGAACTGCCCGACTCCCCGTTCGTGCTCGCGGCACTCGACTCGGCCCTCCACGATCTGCGGGCCCGCCTCCTCGATGCCCCGCTGTGGAAGTCCCTGGGCCTGGACCGGCCGCGGAACCTGCGCTCCAGTTACAGCATCGGCCTCGACACCCCCGAGGCGATGGCCGGGAAACTGCGCGAGCGCCCGGGATGGTGCGCGTACAAGGTCAAGCTCGCGGACCCCGGTGACCTGAGCATCCTGCGTGAACTGCGCCGCCAGACCGACGCACCCTTCCTCATCGACGGCAACTGCGGCTGGGACCCGGACCGGCTCGTCCCCGCCCTGCCCCATCTGCACGACCTGGGAGTGCGGCTGATCGAACAGCCCTACCCCCGCTCGGCCTGGGACGATGCCCGCAGCCTCAAGGAGATCAGCCCGATCCCCGTCATCGCCGACGAGAGCATCACCTCCCCGGCCGACCTGGACGCCTGCGCGGACGCCTTCCACGGCATCAACGTCAAACCGATGAAGGCGGGCGGCCTCACCCCGGCCCTGGCCATACTGCGGGCCGCACGGGAACGCGGCCTGATCACCATGCTCGGCTGCATGCCCGAGTCCGCCGCGGGCGTCTCCGCCACCGCCCACCTCGGCGGTCTGGTCGACCACCTCGATGTCGACGTGGTCGACCTGCTCGCGGTGGACACCGGACACGGGCTCAGCCTCGACGCCACCGGCCACGTCGCGCTGCCCGACCGCCCGGGCTCCGGATACCTCCCCGACGCCACGGCCCACGGCTGGTACGTGCACCACGTCCCGGCCGAGCGTGCGCACCTCGTACGCCGTCAGGCACCGGGCTCCGCACCGGCCACGCCGGGCGTCGGCCACCCGCAGGACGAACACCCCGCCACCCGGCACCTCGCGGCACTGCTCCAGGGCCGCGAGGTGGGCGCCGCCTCCCTGTCCGCAGAGGACCCACCGGCCGGGCACGACCTGCCGGACCCGCGCCCCGGCCGCGCCCGGCGCCTGTACGGCATGGCCATCCTCGACGAGGTCCGCGGCACGGGTGCGGGCAGTGCGCTCCTGCGCACCGCCCTGACCGTCGCGGCCCTGGACGGCGCCGAAACGGTCTGGGGCCACGTTCCCGACACGGCCCTCGGCTTCTACCGCAAGCACCGTTTCGACATCCTCGGCGGGCCCCTGGAGCTGCCGGGGGCCGGTCCGCATCACTTCGTGCACAGGAGCACCCGTTGA
- a CDS encoding KamA family radical SAM protein, protein MKTYSHERLAALARDRGMSEEYLRDLRVVSSVLPFKVNEYVADQLIDWSAAPDDPIFRLTFPHRDMLPPDVFENIAALHDSGAPRDVLRKAAADAQELLNPHPGDQLEANVPTLDGRRLDGLQHKYDETLLVFPSQGQTCHAYCGYCFRWAQFVGVAELRQALRSPEDLTGYLANHREVTDVLFTGGDPMIMKTAVLKRWIEPLLDPAMESVRTLRFGTKALSYWPARFTSDADADDLLRLLERCVAAGRHVAVMAHFSHPRELETPVVRDAIARVRSTGAVIRAQAPLIAHVNDRADAWSRMWQQLVELGVVPYYMFVERDTGARSYFGVALAEALDIYNNAIRGVSGLARSARGPVMSASPGKVLLDSVTTVAGERVFSLRLLQARDARLVGRQFFARYDPKAEWFDDLRPALGSWFPGQPDPEASQPPRAGDR, encoded by the coding sequence GTGAAGACCTACTCCCACGAACGCCTGGCGGCGCTCGCTCGCGACCGCGGGATGTCCGAGGAGTACCTGCGCGACCTGCGGGTCGTCTCCTCCGTCCTGCCCTTCAAGGTGAACGAGTACGTCGCCGACCAGCTCATCGACTGGTCGGCGGCGCCCGACGACCCGATCTTCCGGCTCACCTTCCCGCACCGCGACATGCTCCCGCCGGACGTCTTCGAGAACATCGCGGCCCTCCATGACAGCGGGGCGCCGCGCGACGTCCTGCGCAAAGCCGCCGCCGACGCCCAGGAACTGCTCAACCCCCACCCCGGTGACCAGCTCGAGGCCAATGTGCCGACACTGGACGGACGCAGACTCGACGGGCTCCAGCACAAGTACGACGAGACCCTGCTGGTCTTCCCTTCGCAGGGTCAGACCTGTCACGCGTACTGCGGTTACTGCTTTCGCTGGGCCCAGTTCGTCGGGGTGGCCGAACTCCGGCAGGCGCTGCGCTCACCCGAGGACCTCACCGGCTACCTGGCGAACCACCGCGAGGTCACCGACGTCCTCTTCACCGGCGGCGACCCGATGATCATGAAGACCGCGGTGCTGAAGCGCTGGATCGAGCCGCTGCTCGACCCGGCCATGGAGAGCGTGCGCACGCTGCGCTTCGGGACCAAGGCGCTCTCCTACTGGCCGGCCCGCTTCACCAGCGACGCCGACGCGGACGATCTGCTGCGGCTGCTCGAACGCTGTGTCGCGGCCGGCCGGCACGTCGCGGTCATGGCGCACTTCTCCCACCCGAGGGAGCTGGAGACCCCGGTGGTGCGCGATGCCATCGCCCGTGTGCGGTCGACGGGTGCGGTGATCCGCGCCCAGGCACCGCTGATCGCTCACGTCAACGACCGCGCGGACGCCTGGTCGCGGATGTGGCAGCAGCTCGTGGAGCTCGGCGTGGTGCCGTACTACATGTTCGTCGAGCGGGACACCGGCGCCCGCAGCTACTTCGGTGTGGCGCTCGCCGAGGCGCTGGACATCTACAACAACGCCATCCGCGGCGTCTCCGGCCTTGCCCGCTCCGCTCGGGGCCCGGTGATGTCGGCCTCGCCGGGGAAGGTCCTGCTGGACTCGGTGACCACCGTCGCGGGGGAGCGGGTCTTCTCGCTGCGGCTGCTCCAGGCCCGTGATGCCCGGCTCGTGGGGCGGCAGTTCTTCGCGCGGTACGACCCGAAGGCGGAGTGGTTCGACGACCTCCGCCCCGCTCTGGGCTCCTGGTTCCCCGGGCAGCCGGACCCCGAAGCGTCCCAGCCGCCACGGGCGGGTGACCGGTGA
- a CDS encoding AurF N-oxygenase family protein has protein sequence MNSDTPILEGGLDDVVGQETPGPPLPEGIPTFDPNDPVENAVIRRLVGNWHRRATVKREEPDLDELFDLSRADYPERILPFRDHPTFRGLDPQKRAELLSWAWIAYNRHTVMAEQKVANPAFALVMEGEYPGLTGEALNLSLAQAMVDEQYHTLMHLNASAVTRRKRGHAMPDNALPLSHTARAHQELRDRAGERWEKSLTTLAFATVSEISINAYLDLLAEDTTIQPINSTTAKLHNRDEYCHASISHVLAEMVYHHLDTRQRRYFLDMLMEGLDAFVANDYTTWHRIVDLVGIDGGHEMLADCQADAGRTRLVRDYTGLHKLVEQMGVADQVDFDWSRSHIAH, from the coding sequence ATGAACAGCGACACCCCGATCCTTGAAGGCGGCCTCGACGACGTGGTCGGGCAGGAGACCCCGGGCCCCCCGCTCCCCGAGGGCATCCCGACCTTCGACCCGAACGACCCGGTGGAGAACGCGGTGATCCGCCGACTCGTCGGCAACTGGCATCGCCGTGCCACCGTCAAGCGGGAGGAGCCCGACCTCGACGAACTGTTCGACCTGTCACGCGCGGACTACCCCGAGCGGATCCTGCCCTTCCGTGACCACCCGACCTTCCGCGGCCTGGACCCGCAGAAGCGGGCGGAACTGCTGAGCTGGGCGTGGATCGCGTACAACCGGCACACCGTCATGGCCGAGCAGAAGGTGGCCAACCCCGCGTTCGCGCTGGTCATGGAGGGGGAGTACCCGGGCCTCACCGGGGAGGCGCTCAACCTGTCGCTGGCCCAGGCGATGGTCGATGAGCAGTACCACACGCTCATGCACCTCAACGCGAGCGCGGTGACCCGCAGGAAGCGGGGGCACGCCATGCCGGACAACGCGCTGCCGCTCTCCCACACCGCGCGCGCCCACCAGGAACTGCGGGACCGAGCGGGAGAGCGCTGGGAGAAGTCCCTGACGACGCTCGCCTTCGCGACGGTTTCGGAGATCTCCATCAACGCGTACCTCGACCTGCTCGCCGAGGACACGACGATCCAGCCCATCAACAGCACGACCGCGAAGCTGCACAACCGCGACGAGTACTGCCACGCGTCCATCTCGCACGTGCTCGCCGAGATGGTCTACCACCACCTCGACACGCGGCAGCGCAGGTACTTCCTGGACATGCTGATGGAAGGTCTCGACGCCTTCGTGGCCAACGACTACACGACCTGGCACCGGATCGTCGACCTCGTCGGCATCGATGGCGGGCACGAGATGCTCGCGGACTGCCAGGCCGACGCGGGCCGTACGCGGCTGGTCCGTGACTACACCGGACTGCACAAGCTGGTGGAGCAGATGGGCGTGGCCGACCAGGTGGACTTCGACTGGTCCCGCTCCCACATCGCCCACTGA
- a CDS encoding TauD/TfdA family dioxygenase has translation MTTAVTPRTQELLDQGYTLLDGITTDEQAAAALQDLGALIPQYDGQLRYQVKAAPGFEDRRYSKSTNTILVHTEAPGWNPPPRYLALHCRVQARCGSGQTELADAYAFIASLSEEERQTVQGKAIDWVGHNTGGTGTAGVRRPVVESTPEGRDIVRFSYNLLTAGHYDPPIDADVPADELPLGSLGRELAVRAESFFRDNKVSVLIPEESILVWDNQRMLHARSSYSDARRHLTRYWLQES, from the coding sequence ATGACGACTGCCGTCACCCCGCGCACCCAGGAACTCCTCGACCAGGGCTACACCCTGCTCGACGGCATCACCACCGACGAACAGGCTGCCGCGGCCCTACAGGATCTCGGCGCCCTCATCCCGCAGTACGACGGGCAGCTGCGCTATCAGGTGAAGGCCGCCCCCGGCTTCGAGGACCGGCGCTACTCCAAGAGCACCAACACCATCCTCGTGCACACCGAGGCACCCGGCTGGAACCCGCCGCCCCGTTACCTCGCTCTCCACTGCCGGGTCCAGGCCCGATGCGGCAGCGGACAGACCGAACTCGCCGACGCGTACGCCTTCATCGCCTCCCTCAGCGAGGAGGAGCGCCAGACGGTGCAGGGCAAAGCCATCGACTGGGTGGGCCACAACACCGGAGGCACCGGCACCGCCGGAGTGCGACGTCCCGTGGTGGAGAGCACTCCCGAGGGCCGTGACATCGTCCGGTTCAGCTACAACCTGCTGACAGCCGGCCACTACGACCCTCCGATCGACGCCGACGTACCCGCCGACGAACTCCCGTTGGGCTCCCTGGGACGCGAACTCGCCGTGCGGGCCGAGTCGTTCTTCCGGGACAACAAGGTGTCCGTCCTCATTCCGGAGGAATCGATCCTCGTCTGGGACAACCAGCGGATGCTGCACGCCCGCTCCTCCTACAGCGACGCGCGACGCCACCTGACGCGCTACTGGCTCCAGGAGTCCTGA